From Sodalis glossinidius str. 'morsitans', the proteins below share one genomic window:
- a CDS encoding FliM/FliN family flagellar motor switch protein has product MKLSSRLRRVNREHQRLLQLQNALPQSVIVTVCASQCYLQVTLENEHGLRQEGFVDMTRWFAARRTALPGMPWQEIPLDYLCPLLQGSVGPQALYGKTWTLQAVRVPKAPLPMQLLALPGEDLIVHVADWPKQAFPQAQTASAWLKRLPFELRCVLGCSRLAALDLVRLDTGDLLLITRPELHLAVNGRAIFSCHQAPSKEIIVDNVIAPSNEETQPQHTLPLFDWSRVPVTVEFVLEANSYPLAELDNLQPGTVFDLSENVEKNIKIFLNQQLVGHGELVTLEDERLAVEITGLNTFQTPVEE; this is encoded by the coding sequence ATGAAGCTTTCGTCTCGCCTGCGACGGGTGAATCGTGAACATCAGCGTTTATTGCAGCTGCAAAACGCCTTACCGCAAAGCGTGATAGTGACGGTTTGCGCCAGCCAATGCTACCTGCAGGTCACGCTGGAAAACGAACATGGCCTGCGCCAAGAGGGTTTTGTCGACATGACCCGCTGGTTTGCAGCTCGCCGAACGGCGTTGCCGGGTATGCCCTGGCAGGAGATTCCGCTGGACTATCTCTGTCCGCTGTTGCAAGGAAGCGTCGGCCCACAAGCGCTATACGGAAAGACGTGGACGCTGCAGGCGGTCCGCGTGCCAAAAGCACCATTACCGATGCAATTATTGGCCCTGCCGGGTGAAGACCTCATCGTGCATGTCGCCGACTGGCCAAAGCAAGCATTCCCTCAGGCGCAAACAGCCAGCGCCTGGCTAAAACGGCTGCCGTTCGAGCTACGCTGTGTCTTGGGATGCAGTCGTTTGGCGGCCCTAGACCTGGTGAGGCTGGATACCGGGGACCTGCTACTGATTACTCGACCGGAATTGCATTTGGCTGTCAACGGGCGCGCTATTTTTAGCTGTCATCAAGCACCATCGAAGGAAATCATTGTGGATAATGTCATCGCCCCCTCAAATGAGGAAACTCAGCCGCAGCATACGTTGCCGCTCTTTGACTGGAGCCGCGTGCCGGTAACGGTAGAATTTGTCCTTGAAGCGAATTCCTACCCTCTGGCGGAATTAGACAACCTGCAGCCGGGGACCGTTTTTGATTTGTCGGAAAATGTGGAAAAAAACATCAAAATTTTCCTCAATCAACAATTAGTTGGCCACGGCGAACTGGTGACGCTGGAAGATGAGCGCCTGGCGGTGGAAATCACCGGTCTTAATACTTTCCAGACCCCGGTTGAAGAGTGA
- a CDS encoding EscR/YscR/HrcR family type III secretion system export apparatus protein, translated as MLTNDMTLIVLLSFTTLLPFVIAGGTCYIKFSIVLVMVRNALGIQQIPSTLTLNGIALILTAFVMMPVCQNISHYIETHQTNFNNIDSTMQFVDQGLGSYRDYLVRYSDKKLIRFFCETQHRQSGGEQETDLECTEENMSSLSLMMLMPAYALSEVQSAFKIAFFLYVPFVVIDMVVSSILLALGMMMMSPVTISIPIKLILFVAMDGWTLLTKGLILQYADLIKQ; from the coding sequence ATGCTCACCAACGACATGACGCTCATTGTTTTACTTTCGTTCACCACCCTGTTGCCCTTTGTGATAGCGGGGGGCACCTGCTATATCAAATTTTCTATCGTACTGGTGATGGTGCGAAATGCGCTGGGCATACAGCAAATACCTTCTACGCTTACGCTTAATGGTATTGCGCTGATATTAACCGCTTTCGTTATGATGCCTGTTTGCCAAAATATAAGCCACTATATCGAAACGCATCAGACCAATTTTAATAATATTGACTCAACGATGCAATTTGTCGACCAAGGCCTGGGAAGTTATAGAGACTATTTAGTACGTTATTCAGATAAAAAATTGATTCGCTTTTTTTGTGAGACCCAACATCGACAAAGCGGCGGCGAGCAGGAAACGGATCTTGAATGCACCGAAGAGAATATGTCATCGTTGTCATTGATGATGCTGATGCCTGCCTATGCGCTCAGTGAGGTACAAAGTGCATTTAAAATTGCCTTCTTTTTGTATGTCCCCTTTGTCGTTATTGATATGGTGGTCTCCAGTATACTACTCGCGCTGGGGATGATGATGATGAGTCCAGTCACTATTTCAATACCTATCAAATTGATCCTGTTTGTGGCAATGGACGGTTGGACCTTATTAACAAAAGGACTGATCCTGCAATATGCGGATTTGATTAAGCAATGA
- the sctS gene encoding type III secretion system export apparatus subunit SctS, giving the protein MSEISYIGNSALLLVLKLSAVPIAMATIVGLVVGLFQTVMQIQEQTLPFGLKMLAVFACLLMLMGWFASEGLRFATESFLIGFR; this is encoded by the coding sequence ATGAGTGAGATTTCATATATAGGCAATTCTGCTTTGCTCCTGGTACTGAAGCTTTCTGCCGTGCCTATTGCGATGGCGACTATCGTCGGTCTAGTAGTAGGGTTATTTCAAACGGTCATGCAGATCCAAGAACAAACTCTGCCCTTTGGTTTGAAAATGCTCGCGGTATTTGCCTGCCTTCTTATGCTGATGGGATGGTTCGCCAGCGAAGGCTTGCGTTTCGCCACCGAATCATTTCTGATTGGTTTCCGGTAA
- the sctT gene encoding type III secretion system export apparatus subunit SctT, which produces MPLISLFFAYQENSMIIMLAYVRVGIVFLMLPLLGGRILSHLIVKNMVIFITLIGIWPDIRTIPNIEQGWLVLIARECVTGLMLAMILSLPFWIASAIGEVIDNQRGATISDSIDPVNGLQSTTMSSFLSFAFGAIFMAQGGMILLMNALVQSYRVFPSGSSLLGAQWAVAGKLVHLLLENSVILAAPTLITLMLSEMTLGVFSRYCPQLNPFSLSLSLKSFIAFTIFMFYGFGAMSEPLMLLFTLTPFYQFVLPAVGN; this is translated from the coding sequence ATGCCGCTAATTAGTTTATTCTTCGCCTACCAGGAAAACAGCATGATCATCATGCTGGCGTACGTGCGCGTAGGCATCGTCTTTTTGATGCTGCCCCTATTGGGGGGACGAATATTGTCGCATCTTATCGTGAAGAATATGGTTATCTTTATCACGTTGATAGGCATTTGGCCTGACATCCGAACCATTCCGAATATTGAACAAGGCTGGCTGGTCCTCATCGCAAGAGAATGTGTAACGGGGCTGATGTTGGCGATGATCCTGAGTTTACCGTTCTGGATTGCCAGCGCGATCGGGGAAGTCATAGATAACCAGCGCGGCGCGACAATCAGCGACAGTATTGACCCGGTCAACGGCCTACAAAGCACCACCATGTCATCGTTCCTCAGTTTTGCCTTTGGCGCTATCTTCATGGCGCAAGGCGGTATGATTCTGTTGATGAATGCGCTGGTACAAAGTTACCGCGTCTTTCCCTCAGGTTCTTCTCTGCTGGGAGCGCAGTGGGCCGTTGCAGGGAAATTGGTGCACCTGTTATTAGAAAATAGCGTCATACTCGCGGCCCCGACACTCATCACGTTAATGTTATCGGAAATGACCCTGGGCGTGTTCTCCCGCTATTGCCCTCAGCTCAACCCCTTTTCATTGTCGCTATCGCTAAAGAGTTTTATCGCCTTTACCATCTTCATGTTTTACGGTTTTGGGGCCATGTCGGAACCCTTGATGCTCCTGTTTACGCTTACACCTTTCTACCAATTTGTTCTTCCTGCCGTAGGGAATTAA
- a CDS encoding EscU/YscU/HrcU family type III secretion system export apparatus switch protein: MAEKTEKPTEKRSRESAQKGQSFKVKDVTTTVVLIGGIAYLGYGMDFQPFIAFYNNVVLNGERLSYQAYLISLAMLFMQLTLPIVAVCFIAGTFSTLLQTRMVIATKAIKLNFDALNPVKGLKRIFNLRAVKELVKTLCYVAVFVVGVNYFQSHYLKELLSIYHGNIWQVIRIWSELAVKLVFIYVGVSLIVLVLDGLCEYFLQFKDMKMEKHEVKQEHKENEGNPEIKSARRNAHFELLSGAEQAAIRSSEMILANPTHIALGIFFNPDVAMLPFITLRATNMKARAIIAYAEKVGVPVVRSIPLARRLYKNYTVHSFISLNDNDLIEIMRILIWLKQVESAGQPEPEQNVPPEPSSEEKSSPKEPEEG, from the coding sequence ATGGCTGAGAAAACAGAAAAACCTACAGAAAAACGAAGCAGAGAGTCTGCGCAAAAAGGGCAATCTTTTAAGGTCAAAGATGTTACCACAACCGTGGTATTGATAGGCGGTATCGCCTATTTAGGATACGGTATGGATTTTCAACCGTTTATCGCCTTCTATAATAATGTGGTCCTAAACGGCGAACGCCTGAGTTATCAAGCTTACCTCATCAGTTTAGCCATGTTATTTATGCAATTGACACTACCCATCGTGGCGGTCTGTTTTATAGCAGGTACTTTCTCGACGTTGCTTCAAACACGGATGGTGATCGCCACCAAAGCGATTAAATTAAATTTTGATGCGCTTAATCCGGTAAAGGGCCTCAAAAGGATATTCAATTTACGCGCGGTAAAAGAATTGGTGAAAACGTTATGTTATGTCGCCGTATTTGTGGTTGGCGTAAATTATTTTCAATCACATTATCTAAAAGAACTATTATCAATCTATCACGGGAATATCTGGCAGGTTATCCGCATTTGGTCCGAGCTTGCGGTGAAGTTGGTCTTTATCTATGTCGGCGTCTCACTGATTGTTCTAGTGCTTGATGGCTTATGTGAATATTTTCTCCAATTCAAAGATATGAAAATGGAAAAGCACGAGGTAAAGCAGGAGCATAAAGAAAATGAGGGTAACCCGGAAATAAAATCTGCACGACGTAACGCTCATTTTGAATTGCTGAGCGGTGCGGAGCAGGCGGCGATTCGTTCCTCAGAGATGATATTGGCCAACCCGACGCACATCGCGCTTGGTATATTTTTTAATCCTGACGTCGCGATGCTGCCGTTTATCACCTTGCGGGCCACTAACATGAAGGCGCGGGCAATCATCGCCTATGCCGAGAAGGTGGGTGTGCCGGTCGTGCGCAGCATACCCCTGGCGCGTCGATTATATAAAAACTATACCGTACACAGCTTTATCTCGTTGAATGACAACGATTTGATAGAAATTATGCGTATTCTCATTTGGCTAAAACAGGTTGAAAGCGCGGGGCAACCCGAACCAGAGCAAAATGTTCCACCCGAGCCGTCTTCTGAGGAAAAATCTTCGCCAAAAGAGCCAGAAGAAGGGTAA
- the sicA gene encoding type III secretion system translocator chaperone SicA, with protein sequence MKTKTRHAKSHSSHQKENLEQQYTENFMEAIQDGATLKDIHQIPELTMQDVYLYAYDFYQQGRLDDAESLFRFLCVYDFYNPEYVMGLAAVHQLKKSYEKAIELYALTYSLSENDYRPMLYAGQCNLMLRKGDMAKRCFEIVLEKSQDEHLMQKAQAYLVALAELETNEADAPGDNKETSDHD encoded by the coding sequence ATGAAAACTAAAACCAGACACGCCAAAAGCCATTCCTCTCACCAGAAAGAGAATCTGGAGCAACAATATACAGAGAATTTCATGGAGGCGATACAAGATGGTGCCACATTGAAAGATATACATCAGATACCTGAGTTGACTATGCAGGATGTTTATTTGTATGCCTACGATTTTTATCAGCAGGGTCGTCTGGATGATGCGGAATCATTGTTTCGCTTCCTCTGTGTTTATGATTTTTATAATCCCGAATACGTTATGGGATTGGCGGCGGTACATCAGTTAAAAAAATCCTATGAAAAAGCTATCGAGCTTTATGCCCTGACGTATTCATTATCGGAAAACGACTACCGTCCTATGTTATATGCAGGTCAATGTAATCTCATGCTGCGTAAAGGAGATATGGCCAAACGCTGTTTTGAGATTGTGCTTGAAAAATCACAGGATGAACACCTCATGCAAAAAGCCCAGGCTTACCTTGTTGCATTAGCGGAGTTGGAGACAAACGAAGCGGATGCACCAGGAGACAATAAGGAGACCAGCGACCATGACTAG
- the sctE gene encoding type III secretion system translocon subunit SctE, whose product MHQETIRRPATMTSAVNSHSLPYLNEIFGHEEASNAVTKREQEAARRFGDERYAQHRLKNKVQTLQQSLTAEQLQKVIQETQRELVSKQPRRLLADVGDTPRLAAPAQSSATTVPTADASSTEGAEAGKGGTLSGMASLTYIMGNIIKLTGNKSLQQLSNNLAAYVAQSKGTQTAASAMSEVLKQATSQWAGCKDDLTAAQEHADQLQSAADQATQAASEALKSLKELQAQAAKEIADSGSVSPALQKKLDAAKALSEKADGEASRARAESDKFIINTLNPAISAEKSSRQNLDAISAKVSGFINALTPQQQGALERKQQKENEGLSLTYLLAVINELIGKSASEKLEASAELNKKLSAASIKEAKERAADFAAKQAKAEEMQKTMGCIGKIIGWIITVVSVAAAAFTGGASLALAGVGLSLAIGDEIGQAITGKSFMQEAMGAILDPIMKGIIQPLMQFYANLFSKVLEGLGLDKGLADTIGQIMGAIQAAVMMIAAVMMAGSLVKSIASKIGSTMIVKAGMAFAKRMLQNMGKKVAETLGKKLGLNTLTSFAKKSGTRLAKFSPINKGNAATVQKVVVVADVVNTTAQAGGNIAVAALQSSAAQDKADLLQAMATQELLKKMMDEAVNVFTHNLATMNEIMNQMSQVGLQDQQTKRFITQQIALRPA is encoded by the coding sequence ATGCACCAGGAGACAATAAGGAGACCAGCGACCATGACTAGTGCAGTGAATAGCCACTCATTGCCATACTTAAACGAAATTTTTGGCCATGAAGAGGCGAGTAATGCAGTCACCAAGCGGGAGCAGGAAGCTGCGAGACGATTTGGCGATGAGCGCTATGCCCAACATCGCCTAAAGAACAAAGTCCAAACCCTGCAGCAAAGTTTGACCGCCGAACAACTGCAAAAGGTGATCCAGGAGACGCAACGGGAGCTCGTCAGCAAGCAGCCCCGAAGGCTGCTTGCTGACGTAGGCGATACACCACGGTTGGCAGCGCCGGCTCAGTCCAGCGCCACAACCGTCCCGACCGCCGACGCCTCGTCGACGGAAGGCGCGGAGGCGGGGAAGGGCGGCACGTTGAGCGGCATGGCCAGTTTGACCTATATCATGGGGAACATCATCAAACTGACCGGCAACAAATCGCTGCAGCAGCTTTCAAATAACTTGGCGGCCTATGTCGCGCAAAGTAAAGGGACTCAGACGGCAGCGTCGGCGATGTCGGAGGTCCTCAAACAGGCGACATCTCAATGGGCCGGTTGTAAGGACGACTTAACTGCGGCACAAGAGCATGCGGATCAACTCCAGTCAGCGGCGGACCAGGCGACGCAAGCGGCAAGCGAGGCGCTAAAGAGCCTGAAAGAATTGCAGGCACAGGCGGCGAAAGAGATAGCCGATAGCGGCAGCGTCTCTCCTGCCCTACAAAAAAAACTCGATGCCGCCAAAGCCTTAAGTGAAAAGGCCGATGGTGAGGCGAGCCGCGCGCGGGCGGAAAGCGATAAATTCATCATTAATACGCTCAATCCCGCTATCAGCGCGGAAAAAAGCAGCCGGCAAAATCTTGATGCCATCAGTGCCAAAGTCAGCGGTTTTATCAATGCACTGACACCGCAGCAGCAGGGCGCGCTGGAACGTAAACAGCAAAAAGAAAATGAAGGTTTGAGCCTGACTTATCTCCTGGCGGTCATCAATGAATTGATCGGCAAAAGCGCCAGCGAAAAATTGGAAGCGAGTGCCGAACTCAACAAAAAGCTGAGTGCAGCCTCTATTAAAGAGGCGAAGGAAAGAGCCGCAGATTTCGCCGCCAAGCAGGCAAAAGCCGAAGAGATGCAAAAAACCATGGGTTGCATCGGTAAAATTATCGGCTGGATCATCACGGTGGTCAGTGTTGCCGCAGCGGCATTTACCGGCGGTGCCTCGCTCGCGCTGGCGGGAGTAGGATTGTCGTTAGCGATCGGGGATGAAATTGGCCAGGCAATCACCGGGAAATCCTTCATGCAAGAAGCGATGGGGGCGATTCTGGATCCGATCATGAAAGGGATAATTCAACCATTGATGCAATTTTATGCCAATCTGTTTAGCAAAGTGCTGGAGGGATTAGGCTTGGATAAAGGTCTCGCTGACACCATAGGTCAAATAATGGGGGCCATACAGGCCGCAGTAATGATGATAGCCGCCGTCATGATGGCGGGAAGCCTGGTGAAATCAATAGCGTCAAAAATCGGCAGTACCATGATTGTTAAGGCGGGCATGGCATTTGCCAAACGAATGCTTCAAAACATGGGCAAAAAAGTGGCTGAGACGTTGGGGAAAAAACTTGGACTGAATACACTGACCTCCTTCGCCAAAAAATCCGGTACCCGTTTGGCAAAATTCTCACCGATTAATAAGGGTAATGCTGCCACAGTACAAAAAGTTGTCGTCGTAGCCGATGTGGTAAACACGACCGCGCAAGCCGGCGGAAATATTGCCGTCGCGGCATTACAGTCAAGCGCAGCACAAGATAAAGCTGATTTGCTGCAGGCAATGGCGACACAAGAGCTATTAAAGAAAATGATGGATGAAGCGGTGAATGTATTCACCCATAATTTAGCCACCATGAACGAAATTATGAATCAAATGAGCCAAGTGGGTCTGCAGGATCAGCAAACGAAGCGGTTCATTACGCAGCAGATCGCGCTTCGTCCTGCGTGA
- a CDS encoding acyl carrier protein has protein sequence MSQFNIVIGVLSDVTGRHPSDIKPQNELFFDLEMDSVDLIDVIIRLEDRGIIIKEKDLTPKLTVSDLIQVVSISGATSN, from the coding sequence ATGTCACAATTTAATATTGTTATAGGTGTATTGTCGGATGTTACTGGCCGACATCCATCGGATATCAAGCCACAGAATGAATTATTCTTTGATCTTGAGATGGATTCGGTCGATCTTATTGATGTTATTATAAGGTTGGAAGATCGGGGTATAATTATTAAAGAAAAGGATTTAACGCCGAAATTAACGGTTTCTGATCTGATACAGGTGGTTTCCATCAGCGGAGCGACAAGCAATTAG
- a CDS encoding transcriptional regulator has protein sequence MTEDKLANVYKEPVEVITSCFTFYPKKRCLELEGTIHQLRKKESEVLALLCRKYPNPVHHSEFLDEVWGGGYVTSHSIAQVIRSLRKLLKKNGKNIILTIPKLGYRLGIEPQYDEGNEVKIFDFSQENAGNSAEEDYFVSSGDRHPSTPPPRLYQTSGKVVKWFFRLLIFMLLFPASYGVYCGLMPKSQVFHQPKDKEILMIIPRSGIKDVEVKDDYVILYGDITKTAMLSNNVKSELTKCYTGSDTFNIN, from the coding sequence GTGACTGAAGATAAGTTGGCTAATGTTTATAAAGAACCTGTTGAGGTAATTACATCATGTTTTACCTTTTATCCAAAAAAACGGTGTTTGGAATTAGAAGGTACTATCCATCAGCTGCGAAAGAAAGAGTCGGAAGTTCTGGCTTTGTTATGCAGGAAATATCCCAATCCAGTGCATCATTCCGAGTTTCTGGATGAGGTGTGGGGTGGTGGGTATGTTACGTCTCATAGCATTGCCCAGGTCATCCGTTCTTTAAGGAAGCTGCTGAAGAAAAATGGTAAAAACATCATTCTGACAATCCCGAAATTAGGGTATCGTCTCGGTATAGAGCCGCAATATGATGAAGGGAATGAGGTTAAGATATTTGATTTTTCACAGGAAAATGCAGGTAATTCCGCAGAAGAAGACTATTTCGTGTCTTCAGGAGACCGGCATCCGTCAACGCCGCCGCCGCGACTGTATCAAACCTCGGGTAAAGTAGTAAAGTGGTTTTTTAGGTTATTGATTTTTATGTTATTATTTCCGGCATCTTACGGTGTTTATTGCGGTTTGATGCCTAAATCCCAAGTGTTTCACCAGCCCAAAGATAAAGAGATATTAATGATAATCCCCCGTTCGGGAATAAAGGATGTAGAAGTTAAGGATGATTATGTGATTTTGTATGGAGATATTACTAAAACGGCAATGTTAAGCAATAATGTAAAGTCGGAGTTAACTAAATGCTATACGGGAAGCGATACTTTCAATATTAATTAA
- a CDS encoding DUF2799 domain-containing protein — protein sequence MAGKAVRDNDTLTEWYGTPHVDREDYLSGYTAGQADLCRAATLRAWGEKGRNFPANCDGIANAEQLRQQWQTGMDHATR from the coding sequence ATGGCCGGTAAAGCGGTACGCGACAATGATACCCTGACGGAATGGTATGGCACGCCGCACGTCGATAGAGAAGACTATCTTTCGGGCTACACGGCGGGACAGGCCGACCTCTGTCGTGCCGCAACTCTGCGCGCTTGGGGTGAAAAAGGCCGTAATTTCCCCGCCAACTGCGATGGTATCGCCAACGCTGAGCAATTGCGTCAACAATGGCAAACGGGAATGGATCACGCTACACGGTAA
- a CDS encoding 3-deoxy-7-phosphoheptulonate synthase has product MQKDALNNVHISDEQVMITPEELKRQFPLSEAEQHSIAESRRTIANIIHGRAPRLLVVCGPCSIHDTDAALDYARRLQNLSAELSDQLYIVMRVYFEKPRTTVGWKGLINDPYMDGSFDVEAGLQIARGLLLELVRMGLPLATEALDPNSPQYLGDLFSWSAIGARTTESQTHREMASGLSMPVGLKNGTDGSLATAINAMRAAAMAHRFMGINQAGQVCLLQTRGNPDGHVILRGGKQPNYHPQDILDCERQMAAAGLPAALMIDCSHGNSNKDYRRQAEVVQSALAQIKAGNRSIIGLMLESHIHAGNQSSELPREEMRYGVSVTDACIDWESTDSLLRQLHGELQRVLAARQAAGEVAAW; this is encoded by the coding sequence ATGCAAAAAGACGCGCTCAATAATGTCCATATCAGTGATGAACAGGTAATGATCACCCCCGAAGAATTAAAACGCCAGTTTCCTTTAAGCGAGGCGGAGCAGCACTCTATTGCCGAATCCCGGCGTACCATAGCCAATATCATCCACGGTCGCGCCCCGCGCCTGCTGGTGGTCTGTGGACCTTGTTCAATCCACGATACCGATGCAGCGCTTGACTATGCCCGCCGTTTGCAAAACCTGTCAGCTGAATTGAGCGATCAGCTGTATATCGTTATGCGCGTCTATTTTGAAAAACCCCGTACCACGGTTGGCTGGAAGGGCTTAATCAACGACCCCTATATGGATGGGTCTTTTGATGTCGAGGCCGGGCTGCAAATCGCCCGCGGACTGTTGCTGGAACTGGTGAGAATGGGGCTGCCTTTGGCAACGGAAGCCTTGGATCCCAATAGCCCGCAATACCTCGGCGATCTCTTCAGCTGGTCGGCGATTGGCGCACGAACTACCGAATCCCAGACCCACCGGGAAATGGCGTCCGGGCTGTCTATGCCGGTAGGCTTAAAAAATGGCACCGACGGCAGCCTGGCGACCGCAATCAATGCGATGCGTGCTGCGGCAATGGCCCACCGTTTTATGGGCATCAATCAGGCAGGACAAGTGTGTTTACTCCAGACACGCGGTAATCCTGACGGTCATGTGATTTTGCGCGGCGGCAAACAGCCAAATTACCATCCGCAAGATATTCTCGATTGCGAGCGCCAGATGGCGGCGGCAGGACTGCCGGCGGCGTTGATGATCGATTGCAGCCACGGTAACTCCAATAAAGATTATCGCCGACAGGCCGAGGTGGTGCAGTCGGCGCTGGCGCAGATTAAAGCCGGTAATCGTTCCATTATCGGTTTAATGTTGGAAAGCCATATTCATGCCGGTAATCAATCCTCTGAATTACCGCGTGAGGAAATGCGTTACGGCGTGTCGGTGACTGATGCCTGTATTGATTGGGAAAGCACCGATAGCCTGCTGCGTCAGCTGCACGGCGAATTGCAAAGGGTGCTCGCGGCGCGACAGGCAGCGGGCGAAGTCGCAGCATGGTAG
- the tyrA gene encoding bifunctional chorismate mutase/prephenate dehydrogenase, whose protein sequence is MVAELSVLRDKIDDVDKALLDLLAKRLSLVAEVGEVKSRAGLPIYAPDRETAMLASRRREAAALGVPPDLIEDVLRRLMRESYASENDKGFKTLCPQLRPVVIIGGRGQMGRLFDKMLTLSGYSARVLEKEDWPRAEALLADAGLVIVSVPIHLTVPVIEQLPPLPEDCILVDLASVKNAPLQAMLAAHNGPVLGLHPMFGPDSGSLAKQVVVYCEGRQPEAYQWLLEQIQVWGAQLHRISAIEHDQNMSFIQALRHFATFTYGMHLAEENVDLEQFLALSSPIYRLELAMIGRLFAQDPQLYADIIMASEDNLALIKRYYQRFGVAIELLEQGDKRVFIERFAHIGRWFGAYADHFLAESCVLLRQANDSRK, encoded by the coding sequence ATGGTAGCAGAGCTTAGCGTCCTGCGGGACAAGATCGATGACGTGGATAAAGCGCTGCTGGATCTGTTGGCTAAACGCCTGTCGCTGGTGGCCGAGGTTGGTGAAGTAAAAAGCCGTGCCGGCCTGCCTATTTATGCGCCGGATCGTGAGACGGCGATGCTGGCCTCGCGGCGGCGTGAGGCCGCAGCATTGGGCGTGCCGCCCGATTTGATTGAGGATGTCCTGCGCCGCCTGATGCGGGAGTCTTACGCCAGCGAAAACGACAAAGGTTTTAAAACGCTGTGTCCGCAACTGAGACCGGTGGTGATCATTGGCGGCCGCGGCCAGATGGGACGCTTGTTTGACAAAATGCTGACGCTGTCAGGATACAGTGCACGCGTCCTGGAAAAAGAGGACTGGCCGCGCGCTGAAGCCTTGTTGGCCGATGCGGGGTTGGTCATCGTTAGCGTGCCGATTCATTTGACCGTACCAGTCATTGAGCAATTGCCGCCCCTGCCGGAAGATTGCATTTTGGTGGATTTGGCCTCCGTGAAAAATGCGCCGCTGCAGGCAATGCTAGCGGCGCACAATGGGCCAGTCCTCGGCCTGCATCCCATGTTCGGTCCCGATAGCGGCAGTCTGGCCAAGCAAGTGGTCGTTTATTGCGAAGGGCGCCAGCCGGAAGCCTATCAATGGTTGCTGGAACAGATACAGGTTTGGGGCGCGCAGTTGCATCGCATTAGCGCCATCGAACACGACCAAAATATGTCCTTTATCCAGGCGCTACGTCATTTCGCCACTTTTACCTACGGCATGCATTTGGCGGAGGAAAATGTCGATTTGGAGCAATTTTTGGCGCTGTCCTCACCGATTTATCGCCTCGAGCTGGCGATGATAGGGCGCCTGTTTGCGCAGGATCCACAGCTGTATGCCGATATCATTATGGCGTCAGAGGACAATCTGGCGCTGATCAAACGCTACTATCAGCGTTTCGGGGTGGCAATCGAACTTTTGGAACAGGGCGACAAGCGGGTCTTTATCGAACGTTTCGCCCATATCGGTCGCTGGTTTGGCGCTTACGCCGACCATTTCCTGGCGGAAAGCTGCGTGTTATTGCGCCAGGCCAACGATAGCCGTAAATAG